In Acropora palmata chromosome 7, jaAcrPala1.3, whole genome shotgun sequence, one genomic interval encodes:
- the LOC141886059 gene encoding uncharacterized protein LOC141886059 isoform X2, with the protein MESVVTNVNLSDILTESDIPGALLPQEAPELCNVVQLKRWLTCEGASTTGRKVELVSRVKDYMKCGLDKKELQEERTTRRKNYEIRWRRSRKKESTTWHFGTAYS; encoded by the exons ATGGAGTCTGTAGTTACAAATGTAAATTTGAGTGATATTCTGACTGAATCAGACATTCCAGGAGCTTTATTACCTCAAGAAGCCCCAGAATTATGTAACGTCGTACAACTGAAGAGATGGTTGACTTGTGAAGGGGCTTCTACAACGGGAAGAAAAGTTGAACTTGTATCAAG AGTAAAGGATTATATGAAATGTGGACTAGACAAGAAAGAACTACAAGAAGAAAGAACTACAAGAAGAAAGAACTACGAGATCAGGTGGCGTCGATCTCGCAAGAAAGAAAGCACAACTTGGCATTTTGGAACAGCATATTCCTGA
- the LOC141886057 gene encoding uncharacterized protein LOC141886057: MQRSQRKRCAPSWLKEKPYVKVRFTEDGVITKVTESWRIKFTQDSKELHGCLTKFTFLVGQIVWCYWKTANEKEKTYFEATITEVCGNSIAVTEMPSTEVDIRSSDEFAVNGNSEDFDMEASPRKKKRSAKDAKKSAKQRAEKSTNGIDEEARAAKRLANKEKAEEEKARKEDNVQQSKELLRISDENMDMVFDFMQQIMSRLDSLEKKIDGNQQCFEKLSKKIEKRKKDHSLPVQVFVNKSGDGTERSSSSYLSQTSFDSGNPPQLCSTPRAGLPARTSSSAGSPNIRENDDELDIQEESEPVSSRDAVGPSDNSSVDSNETIIGDPKFGVKTSKDCFDNIVNHSHSPSALALNLLDNLIPKEVQRISNIKGTNGKSPLNPMILAAIKGQLKRQFKWTEEEVIKNWGGKTGIQQKIADKCRNLNKCNNKSK, from the exons ATGCAACGatctcaaagaaaaagatgtgCTCCTTCCTGGTTGAAAGAGAAGCCTTATGTTAAAGTAAGGTTTACTGAAGACGGTGTGATCACGAAAGTCACGGAGTCGTGGAGGATCAAATTTACACAAGACAGTAAGGAGTTACATGGTTGTCTCACGAAGTTCACATTCCTTGTTGGTCAAATTGTCTGGTGCTACTGGAAAACCgcaaatgaaaaggaaaaaacgtATTTTGAAGCCACTATTACTGAGGTATGTGGTAACTCTATAGCAGTGACAGAGATGCCATCGACCGAGGTCGACATAAGAAGTTCAGACGAATTCGCGGTGAATGGAAACAGTGAAG ATTTTGATATGGAAGCTTctccaagaaaaaagaaacggaGTGCGAAAGATGCAAAAAAGAGCGCCAAACAACGTGCAGAGAAGTCGACCAATGGTATTGACGAAGAG GCAAGAGCCGCTAAACGACTAGCTAATAAGGAAAAggcagaagaagaaaaagccaGGAAAGAAGATAATGTGCAACAAAGCAAAGAGTTGTTAAGAATCTCTGATGAAAACATG GATATGGTCTTTGACTTCATGCAGCAAATAATGTCTCGCTTGGACAGCCTTGAAAAGAAGATTGATGGAAATCAacaatgttttgaaaagctttcaaaaaagattgaaaagagAAAG AAGGATCATTCACTTCCTGTGCAAGTGTTTGTCAACAAATCTGGTGATGGCACAGAAAGGTCATCCTCATCATATCTTTCTCAGACAAGCTTTGACAGTGGCAACCCTCCTCAGCTCTGCTCAACTCCAAGGGCTGGTCTACCTGCAAGAACCAGCAGTTCTGCAGGCTCACCAAATATAAgagaaaatgatgatgaacTTGACATCCAAGAAGAAAGTGAACCTGTCAGTAGCAGAGATGCTGTTGGACCTAGTGATAATTCATCTGTGGACTCCAATGAAA CAATAATTGGAGATCCCAAGTTTGGAGTCAAGACAAGCAAGGACTGCTTTGACAACATTGTAAATCACTCCCACTCACCGTCAGCTCTTGCACTGAACCTCTTGGACAACCTAATTCCAAAAGAGGTTCAGCGCATCTCCAACATTAAGGGTACAAATGGGAAGTCTCCCTTGAATCCAATGATTCTGGCAGCCATAAAAG GACAACTGAAAAGACAATTCAAGTGGACTGAGGAAGAAGTCATTAAAAACTGGGGAGGGAAAACTGGCATTCAGCAAAAGATTGCTGATAAGTGTAGAAACTTGAATAAGTGCAACAATAAATCAAAGTAA
- the LOC141886059 gene encoding uncharacterized protein LOC141886059 isoform X1 has protein sequence MKFRKHGHAKIKKSREPVISPGHDVRPAKYRNTNANTNTKRYNTYSKVIDFQSKTGKLIGLSHILQQHTTNVIKEAVSLDHNYSKPSANDDDEQLCSYDAIQPTDHKESTNLISPIKVHPVSLSEIQKRCEAVIGKLQVTEDEVNTIELQTRKQSHCSEWFHHRKYRITASKAYRCASLKESTSPTKAVEEVLCYKKVYSTKAMKDGLNQEPVIVNEYTKEKENNGVSVVVKNCGFFVSSACGFLGASPDGLIDN, from the coding sequence ATGAAATTTCGTAAACACGGGcatgcaaaaataaagaagtcAAGAGAGCCAGTTATTTCACCTGGACATGATGTAAGACCTGCCAAATATCGCAACACTAATGCTAACACAAACACAAAACGCTATAACACTTACTCCAAAGTTATTGACTTTCAATCCAAGACTGGAAAACTTATTGGTCTCAGTCATATTTTACAGCAACATACAACAAATGTCATCAAAGAGGCTGTAAGTTTAGATCACAATTATTCCAAACCTTCCgctaatgatgatgatgagcaGTTATGTAGTTATGATGCTATTCAGCCAACAGACCATAAGGAGTCAACCAACTTGATTTCCCCAATTAAAGTCCATCCTGTATCTCTATCAGAAATACAGAAGAGATGTGAAGCTGTGATCGGTAAACTACAAGTAACAGAAGACGAAGTAAACACTATTGAGCTTCAAACTAGGAAGCAATCACACTGTAGTGAATGGTTTCACCACAGGAAATATAGGATCACTGCCTCTAAAGCTTACCGTTGTGCCTCGCTTAAAGAGTCCACATCACCAACAAAAGCAGTAGAAGAAGTTTTGTGTTACAAGAAAGTTTACTCTACCAAGGCAATGAAAGATGGTCTCAACCAGGAGCCAGTTATTGTCAATGAATAtaccaaagagaaagagaaTAATGGTGTAAGTGTTGTTGTCAAGAATTGTGGCTTTTTTGTGAGTTCAGCATGTGGTTTTCTTGGTGCAAGTCCTGATGGCTTAATTGATAACTGA
- the LOC141886060 gene encoding uncharacterized protein LOC141886060 has translation MIHGTQHISNQIASAVSIFRNFPTLISKMTTSVNSECVISLAEHLAGERSLPSPPGDADPKGFVLGVSKKEQLIQQELLAVNRFLYCRGLKVIGQGDEVQTHWRAVVNGAIFSCAQWSKSKLKNSYTIQYEDAKGSTQFGEIQRFLVLKGHNVAVVKNLAVNGSLVSPITSSSELLNNFADSGVLVHHIVVTKRSNIYFCIPLCRIKRMCIVVSTSGDNMLTLSTFPNLVEHD, from the exons ATGATTCATGGAACTCAGCATATTTCTAATCAG ATTGCCTCTGCTGTTTCGATTTTTCGAAACTTCCCCACCCTAATCTCAAAGATGACAACATCAGTGAACTCAGAATGTGTGATATCACTAGCCGAGCACCTGGCCGGAGAGAGATCATT GCCTTCACCTCCTGGTGATGCAGATCCCAAAGGATTTGTTCTTGGAGTTTCCAAAAAGGAACAGCTAATTCAACAAGAATTGTTGGCAGTAAACAGGTTTCTTTACTGCAGAGGGTTGAAAGTTATTGGTCAAGGTGATGAAGTTCAAACTCATTGGAGAGCAGTCGTAAATGGTGCCATTTTTAGCTGTGCACAATGGTccaaaagcaaattaaagaaCTCTTATACCATCCAGTATGAGGATGCAAAAGGATCAACTCAGTTCGGAGAAATACAGAGatttttagttttgaaagGTCATAATGTTGCAGTTGTAAAAAATTTAGCTGTAAATGGATCCTTAGTGTCACCGATCACATCTTCTTCAGAGTTACTAAATAACTTTGCAGATTCGGGTGTTTTAGTTCACCATATAGTTGTGACCAAAAGgtcaaatatttatttttgtatacCACTATGTCGAATTAAAAGAATGTGCATAGTAGTAAGTACTTCTGGGGATAACATGCTCACATTAAGTACTTTTCCAAATTTGGTGGAGCACGACTGA
- the LOC141886055 gene encoding uncharacterized protein LOC141886055, which yields MIVLSNQKPRPRALVSKISLFSHFDMADNRVKRKAWMHCKDAKIPRTTAWRSKTVGKRNVRKSLMSDSLVKMSIVAEESVRSSSSVSDESTFTFANETGFQSDHSSTESPTSTTEIDNVFDDYDSANFEDEVDDFSSFFIDSVAYSGEKSSSESDTERSDCSSDSEFDSEKDETSGIIHESKMSNEDLVDDNIPLYKGAKVSRLRAFVLVMLFTLRHQLSGRALIDLLKVLHALLPDGHRFVASAFLLKKYFADLFGEPSPKKHSYCGNCLGRIRNRQTECLKEKCQKSKKIEHFLELDLHMHLCQLYRDADFVRLLGYRFENDFHDDDDICDIFNGQEYRKLMQPGGFLSKDNPLNISFSFNTDGVAPYKSSNKQNFWPIFLVINELPPRLRCSRKYMFLAGLWCSKKKPNMQTFCRPIIENINGLYHSGLTVVTPTGQQKIIKATLLLSSADLPAKSLMANMKQYNGEKGCSVCEDEGKTVGVGGLHRIWPYTMDMVLRTHKSVVESIRKVVQTGKPINGVKGASVFLLFKPFNLVKGFVIDWMHSVCLGVTKSLINLWLNAENRGKEFFLGSKLQNTEIGFCTTLYQCLKVSFQIITSSTTLC from the exons ATGATCGTTTTGTCCAATCAGAAGCCTCGACCCAGGGCTCTCGTTTCAAAAATCAGTTTGTTTTCACACTTCGATATGGCTGACAACAGGGTGAAACGTAAAGCGTGGATGCATTGCAAAGACGCAAAAATTCCAAGAACTACAGCTTGGAGAAGCAAAACAGTTGGAAAAAGGAATGTTCGCAAAAGTTTGATGTCTGATTCATTGGTAAAAATGTCAATCGTTGCCGAAGAAAGTGTTCGATCTTCCTCCAGTGTATCTGACGAGTCGACCTTTACGTTTGCGAATGAGACTGGTTTCCAAAGCGATCATTCTTCTACTGAGTCTCCCACTTCAACTACAGAGATTGACAATGTCTTTGATGATTACGATTCAGCCAATTTCGAAGATGAAGTGGATGATTTCTCGTCCTTTTTCATCGATTCTGTTGCTTACAGTGGCGAGAAATCATCTTCGGAAAGTGACACCGAAAGATCTGATTGTAGCTCGGACAGCGAATTTGACAGCGAAAAAGATGAAACGAGTGGCATTATCCACGAGTCGAAAATGAGCAATGAAGATTTGGTGGATGACAATATTCCACTTTACAAAGGCGCTAAAGTGTCAAGACTCAGAGCTTTCGTGCTGGTGATGCTTTTCACCTTAAGACATCAGCTCTCTGGACGAGCTTTGATTGATTTGCTCAAAGTGCTGCATGCTTTACTGCCTGATGGTCATAGATTCGTGGCTTCTGCTTTCTTACTGAAGAAGTACTTTGCTGATCTTTTTGGCGAACCTTCGCCAAAGAAACATTCTTATTGTGGCAACTGCCTTGGGCGAATACGGAACCGTCAAACAGAatgcctcaaagaaaaatgtcagaaaTCGAAGAAGATTGAACACTTCTTAGAGCTGGATTTGCACATGCATCTCTGTCAGCTGTATCgag aTGCAGATTTTGTCAGACTACTGGGTTATCGATTTGAGAATGACtttcatgatgatgatgatatatGTGACATATTCAACGGGCAAGAGTACCGCAAACTCATGCAGCCTGGTGGCTTTCTCAGCAAAGACAACCCACTGAACATCTCTTTCTCATTCAATACTGATGGTGTTGCACCTTACAAGTCAtccaacaaacaaaatttttggcCTATTTTCCTGGTCATCAATGAACTTCCTCCAAGACTGAG GTGTTCCAGAAAGTACATGTTCCTTGCTGGTCTCTGGTGTTCCAAGAAAAAGCCAAACATGCAAACATTCTGTCGACCAATAATTGAAAACATCAATGGCCTTTACCACAGTG GCCTCACAGTTGTGACACCTACTGGTCAACAAAAGATTATAAAGGCCACCCTGCTGCTGTCTTCTGCTGATCTTCCAGCAAAGTCTCTTATGGCCAACATGAAACAGTACAATGGTGAGAAAGGCTGCTCAGTTTGTGAAGATGAAGGGAAGACAGTCGGAGTTGGTGGGTTGCACAGAATTTGGCCCTATACCATGGACATGGTACTAAGAACACACAAGTCTGTGGTTGAGTCCATCCGGAAGGTTGTTCAGACTGGAAAACCG ATCAATGGAGTCAAAGGTGCTTCTGTGTTTCTGCTTTTTAAGCCATTTAACCTTGTGAAGGGTTTTGTTATTGACTGGATGCACTCTGTATGCCTTGGAGTTACAAAATCTCTGATAAATCTCTGGCTAAATGCAGAGAACCGTGGAAAGGAATTCTTCTTAGGGTcaaag cTACAGAATACAGAAATTGGCTTCTGCACTACTCTGTACCAGTGCTTAAAGGTGTCCTTCCAGATCATTACTTCCTCCACTACACTTTGTTAG
- the LOC141886054 gene encoding uncharacterized protein LOC141886054, translating into MLFPGLPLECDVRFNSCLMNSLQEIRRKRKDRERKSTLIPCGCHLCRGKLCSAKKARRHKTIFQRGAESSEESSGDDTCRSNLSLNQEPSVDDLVLDAGVKSSREFSDDNDDSNSSFNQASLVSHAVVKSSGESSGDGNESSNSSSYSNKESPVAISDLDSECEISHKGHDNIQHDCSNADMQSAVRSDESSSVTSGDASCDQENDVEDSDSPDELDQNASLPLYEGSDKTVMEVLAGYFHWFSSHPSISKSALSSLLAHEHCNVLPKGNNLPSSYDQAYNFVKPNLLPTECFHACPNDCILFRKTDRYDYTKLKKCPKCNESRYAANGQPCRRFLYYPLGPRWRRLFEFKETSKMLQEHALRPDMGDLMTDIFDSPKWKAVYAPDGLFQGDPRGLSVQLSTDGVNPFSANKICYSMWPIMLSVLDWPKVCRNLFENVMLVGVIPANGKGEAKSVDPYLEVVVDEIMTLSENLFYDGYRDEQICFRVHLDNYVLDYPGLKKVFCCSGAGALQGCMWCESIGTHIAALDKVVYLNNRCFLPPTHPLRKEKKTFPSGKAEQRPPPERLTQEEVMVNSLAYERAKNPTQAAGFATATGSEGCYCLMLLPDHDRTEQVYPDTMHLIKNVTSEMVQLLTGYKDSQKVRKAEQELGRFQSTWVRENQEKSNEESSKRGKKGKKKEKLPDAPFRLTSGELKVADKRAGNIQVPVGYGWSPRPIFARYSYMKSHDGKQLVTDGILKFCFRKPLLGKSQRVTLFKLFDLLSALCDDIQERARVLELEEEANVVLSLIERDFPISVQTISMHMVRHIARGIASHGPVHSWWIYVYERMNSWICRRVTNRRHPEANVMETYRIFDWCQYMRVTGKLSTNNPEQSSSKKAEPQEEEFQESCHRRMNDPITGKTLTWVTTGKENTGTLTAIVAVQNVSDVKFGKVLKFTCQKVDNKLVESACVHVFSHLNEDKGSGLWWVNTSIFTETLVPLSDISKPLVTAKDDDNLNKLWILNYRRSRYMYM; encoded by the exons ATGTTGTTTCCAGGGCTCCCGCTTGAGTGCGATGTTCGTTTCAACAGTTGCTTGATGAATTCCCTACAAGAAATCAGAAGAAAGCGCAAGGACAGAGAAAGAAAATCAACTCTTATACCTTGTGGATGCCATTTGTGTCGTGGAAAGTTATGTTCGGCGAAAAAAGCGCGGCGACACAAGACGATTTTCCAAAGAGGCGCTGAATCTTCCGAGGAGTCATCTGGCGATGATACATGCAGATCAAATTTGTCACTAAATCAGGAGCCTTCTGTAGATGATCTTGTCCTCGACGCAGGTGTTAAGTCTTCCAGGGAGTTTTCTGACGATAATGACGACTCAAATTCGTCGTTTAATCAGGCTTCTCTCGTTTCACACGCTGTTGTGAAGTCTTCTGGTGAGTCTTCTGGTGATGGTAACGAAAGTTCGAACTCTTCCTCGTATTCGAACAAGGAGTCTCCTGTTGCAATTTCAGATCTAGACTCGGAGTGTGAAATAAGCCACAAAGGACATGACAACATACAACACGATTGCAGCAACGCTGACATGCAGTCGGCGGTACGGTCAGATGAATCTAGCTCCGTCACCTCAGGGGATGCAAGTTGTGATCAAGAAAACGATGTGGAGGACAGTGATTCGCCCGATGAGCTGGATCAAAATGCATCCTTGCCTTTGTATGAAGGTAGTGATAAAACTGTAATGGAAGTTTTAGCGGGGTATTTTCACTGGTTTTCAAGTCATCCTTCCATAAGTAAAAGCGCTCTATCTAGTTTACTTGCTCATGAACATTGCAATGTCTTACCAAAAGGCAATAACTTACCGTCTTCATATGATCAAGCGTACAATTTCGTCAAACCGAACTTGTTGCCGACAGAATGTTTCCACGCTTGCCCAAACGATTGTATACTATTTCGAAAAACTGATCGGTACGACTacacaaaacttaaaaaatgcCCCAAGTGCAATGAAAGCCGTTATGCGGCAAATGGTCAGCCTTGCAGACGATTTCTGTATTATCCACTTGGTCCTCGATGGAGACGTctttttgaattcaaagaaacttCCAAAATGTTACAAGAGCATGCACTGCGTCCAGATATGGGAGACTTAATGACGGACATTTTTGATTCTCCCAAGTGGAAGGCTGTATATGCTCCGGATGGCTTGTTTCAAGGTGATCCTCGTGGGCTCTCCGTGCAGCTGAGTACTGATGGAGTAAACCCGTTCAGTGCTAACAAGATATGTTACTCCATGTGGCCAATTATGCTCAGTGTTCTCGACTGGCCTAAAGTTTGTCGTAATCTCTTTGAAAATGTGATGTTGGTTGGAGTTATTCCTGCAAATGGGAAGGGTGAAGCCAAATCAGTTGATCCATACTTAGAAGTAGTTGTTGATGAGATAATGACACTCtctgaaaatttattttacgATGGATATAGAGATGAACAGATTTGCTTCCGTGTACACCTAGACAATTATGTGTTAGACTATCCAGGCTTAAAGAAGGTGTTCTGCTGTAGCGGTGCTGGAGCCTTGCAAGGATGTATGTGGTGCGAGAGTATAG GTACCCATATTGCTGCTCTTGACAAAGTTGTGTATCTTAACAACAGATGCTTTCTACCTCCTACCCACCCTCtgaggaaggaaaagaaaacatttcctTCTGGGAAAGCAGAGCAACGTCCACCTCCTGAAAGATTAACACAGGAAGAAGTAATGGTGAATAGCTTGGCTTATGAAAGAGCCAAGAATCCTACCCAGGCTGCTGGCTTTGCTACAGCTACTGGAAGTGAAGGCTGTTACTGCTTGATGCTTTTGCCAGACCACGACCGCACAGAACAGGTTTACCCAGATACCATGCACTTGATCAAGAATGTAACCAGTGAAATGGTACAATTACTAACAGGTTACAAAGATAGTCAGAAGGTTAGAAAAGCAGAACAAGAACTTGGTCGATTTCAATCAACCTGGGTAcgagaaaaccaagaaaaatcCAATGAGGAGTCTTCAAAAAGGG gcaaaaaaggaaagaagaaagaaaagcttCCTGATGCTCCATTTCGTCTCACCAGTGGTGAATTAAAGGTTGCCGATAAAAGGGCTGGTAATATCCAAGTTCCTGTAGGCTATGGTTGGAGTCCTAGACCAATTTTTGCCAGATACTCATACATGAAGTCCCATGATGGGAAGCAG ttGGTAACTGATGGAATACTAAAGTTCTGTTTTCGAAAGCCACTATTGGGAAAGAGTCAGAGAGTTACCTTGTTCAAACTATTTGACCTATTATCAGCACTTTGTGATGACATCCAGGAGAGGGCAAGAGTTTTAGAGTTAGAAGAGGAGGCCAATGTTGTGTTGTCTTTGATTGAACGAGACTTTCCAATAAGTGTTCAG ACCATAAGTATGCACATGGTACGCCATATTGCCAGAGGAATTGCTTCCCATGGCCCTGTACACAGTTGGTGGATTTATGTTTATGAAAGGATGAACAGCTGGATATGTAGAAGAGTGACCAACAGGCGCCACCCAGAAGCCAATGTTATGGAGACTTACAGA ATCTTTGACTGGTGTCAATATATGAGAGTAACAGGGAAGCTTTCCACCAACAACCCTGAGCAATCCAGTAGCAAGAAGGCAGAACCACAGGAGGAAGAGTTCCAGGAGTCCTGCCACAGGAGAATGAATGATCCTATCACTGGTAAAACCCTAACTTGGGTCACAACTGGCAAAGAAAACACAGGAACTTTGACAGCGATTGTTGCTGTCCAAAATGTCTCTGATGTGAAATTTGGGAAGGTTCTCaagtttacttgtcaaaagGTGGACAATAAGTTAGTAGAGTCTGCTTGTGTCCATGTATTTTCCCACCTGAATGAAGATAAGGGGAGTGGTCTCTGGTGGGTCAACACAAGCATATTTACTGAAACATTAGTGCCATTGTCTGACATCTCCAAGCCCCTTGTAACAGCAAAGGATGATgacaatttaaacaaattgTGGATCTTGAACTATAGAAGAAGTAgatacatgtacatgtag